GAACAAAGATTTAAGATGTAGTTTGAACAATAAATTAAGCAATGCTTTGACAAATTTTATGGAAACTGATTTGAATACTGAATGGAATGAATCTACCTCTGAATTGAGCAATAATTTGACAGCAGATTTAAGTACTGGTTTGATCTTAGCAAAGAATACTGAACTACAGACAGAAACCAACATTTCTCAACAGCCAACTACAGGTAGACATTTCATGAACCCAACTGTGAAAAAACCCTTAAATTCTGTTGGAAAAAACTTGAGTACCACAGTTCTGAATAAGAACAGAAAACATAAACCTttgtataatattatgctaGTCACTGCTAAGTATGAACGCATTAGAAAAAAGATTAATGGCAAAGCTATAAAAAAGCAGATAACAAACTccaaaaggaaaagaaaaataaagaaaaagcCTCTCTACAATATCATGCTGATAACAAATAACAGGAAAAAAAGCAAAGTTCCACAAATGTCAGCAGATGCAATTCAACCTCATCATAATACTGAAAAATGTACCAGGATGGGTAAACAAGCAATGAGAAAAAGAAACATCacaaatacaaagaaaaaatgtttacagAGACAAAAATTGCCATCAAAtgttagaaaaataagcaaaaaccTAGTTGTGGTCACAGAAAAGAATGCCCAATGCCCAGAAAAATGTTGCAAAAGAACTACAGGGAAAGCTAAATGCGCCAGTAACGGAAAATCAAAGGCAAATATTTGCTCAAGTAAGCAAAAGAAAGGAATACTAAAGTATAGATTGAAGGCACAAACAAATGAGCAATTGCAAATTGATCAAAGTTCTGTACAAAACTTGAAGACTGATGATACAAAACTTCCTTCAATCAAACATGAAACAAGGAAGAGAAAACCAAAAGTTGTTGGCGGAAAATTAAAACTTGATCATGAAAATACAACATCACCTGAACAAATCCGCTTAAGTGATGAAATGATGAAAGCAGTAGAGCATCGTATTGCAGAGCTATCTTTTCTAAAGCATGTAGAAGATGTTTGTGCTGAGAgaaatgttaatttaaaaagaaattcagAGCAAGACCAAACTCATAAACTTGCTGATAGTACAGATTTTACCAGCAATCTGGAtgttatttttgaaaaacaaacgGGTCCTGTTACTTACTATTTTCAGAAATTATCGTTTTGCACAAAATGCAAACTGATCAGCAAGTTGGGTATTGAAACTAACATTATATCATCTGAAACATGCGACCGAAGAATCTTGGGAAAACCTCTGAACACGAAAATCATTATGGGTGATGGAAATTGTTTCTTCAGAGCCTTGTCTTTTGCGATATCAGATGAAGAAAGTCACCATAAATTATTGAGGAAAGCAGTTGTTGCGCATatgataaaatttcaaaataaattcaacaGCTATTTACGACTAGGATATAAGTCTGTACCTGAATATTTGTCGAAGAAAAGCATGCTACATGATGGTACATGGGCTACTGAAGTCGAGATCTTAGCTGCAGCAGACTTGCTTCaaacagacatttacatttttgatgAAGCAGTATATTCATGGCAGCTCTTCTCTGCAAAACAAGTAGATAAAAGAACAAAAGTGGAACTGGGAGCCATTTATATGACACATTGCGATCAGACACATTACAATGTTGTATTGTCTGTAGACACTGTATTTGCTATTGAAGGTCATGGATCAAACAAAGTCATATCAGGAGTAAATTTTATAGAAGAAAATAAATCACCAACATCTGTTGATTCAGGTGAAACTATACATTTGAGCAATGTGGTACATAATTGTGATACTATTCAAGGGAATTTTCATCAGGGCCATCACAGATTTTCTGAAAATGCAGGAAAGCAGTGTGTACTTAACAGTTTATCTGCTCTTCTATATAGTAGAGAGAAAAATATGAGTCTCTGGACAGCTGTTGATTTAGACCATACTCTTATAAAAGGAGATGAAATATATGGGTATCTAAGACAAAGTTCCACAATGAATTACGATTATCTCTCTATACCAGATATCCCACGACAAATAGAATACAatgaaaaaatgttcaaaatagAGTTTCAAGAATCACTATCGGGTACCTTTGGAAATGTCGAGGATTTGGATCATTTTCAGTTTGTTACACTGTTTGAAGCACTGCAGATTGCTTTAGATCAAGAAAACGTCCATGGTGCATTTATTACATTCAAAGGTAACACGTTTATTGTTGTCAAGCAAACAGCaggatattttgtatttgattcACACTCTAGAAATAGATCAGGCTTGCAAATTTCAGATGGGAGCAGTATTCTCAAATTTCTCCATAGTGTTCAAGAGGTGTATTGTCATTGCATAAACCTGGCGAGGTCAATGAACCATTCACCACAAGATATGTTTGAAGTAACAGCTGCTTCTGTTGAACATCATCACGttgaaacaaatttatttcCCCCAAATGTCAAAGTTCCTGATATGCAGAAAGATACAAGCTTAAAAGAAGACACGGAAAGATATTTGGATTCAATAATCCACGAAGCAAGGGATGTAATTAACAGTTCAAAAAACAAGCAGACACTGTTGGACAAATATTTTCAGTACCAAACAAATATGAGTAAAAATAAATTGCTACAAAGCACAAAGGATTTAGACTTTAAATCGGACAGAAAGCAATACATGAATAACTACATGAAAAAACGTAGGGCAAGTGAAGATTATAGAATCAAGGATAGAAAGTACACAGAAAAAGCCATGAAGAAAGTGAGGACATCGGAGAAATATTGTGAAAAGGAGCTTGCAGCTCAAAGAGCCACACGACAAAACCCACAAAGGAAAATGATTACTaaacaaaacactttaaaaagtAAGAGAAAAGCAAGAGAAAACAAAGAGTTTTATGAGCAAGAATATAAAGCACAAAAAGCTGCTAGACAAAAACCTGACATGAAAatcaaaactaaacaaaacactttaaaaagtATGAGAAAAGCAAGAGAAGACAAAGAGTTTTGTGAGCAAGAATATAAAGCACAAAAAGCTGCTAGACAAAAACCTGACATGAAAatcaaaactaaacaaaacacttTAAGAAGTAAGAGAAAAGCAAGAGAAGACAAAGAGTTTTGTGAGCAAGAATATAAAGCACAAAAAGCTGCTAGACAAAAACCAGACATGAAAatcaaaactaaacaaaacacttTAAGAAGTAAGAGAAAAGCAAGAGAAGACAAACAGTTTTGTGAGCAAGAATATAAAGCACAAAAAGCTGCTAGACAAAAACCTGACATAAAAatcaaaactaaacaaaacaatttaagAAGTAAGAGAAAAGCAAGAGAAGACAAAGAGTTTTGTGAGCAAGAGTATAAAGCGCAAAAAGCTGCAAGACAAAAACCtgacatgaaaattaaaactaaacaaaacacttTAAGAAGTAAGAGAAAAGCAAGAGAagacaaagaattttgtgaGCAAGAGATGCAAGCAAAGAAATTAAAACGAATGGATCCACTGCAATTAGACTGTGAAAGAATATTGAAACAAGAAAGTCGGAAAAGGTGTAGAAATAATGAAAGGGACAACGACAAAGTTGTAAAAGGTATTAAACGAACAAGCAGCAATTTTTGCGAACATGAGGCAGAACtttcaataaaaagaaaaatgggCGAATCTATTGAACAATGTATTGAAAAATTCCACAAGAGGGCAGCAGAAGGTCCACTTTTTGTGTGTACATGTTGCCATCAAACATGGTTTCCACGGAGTGTTGTTAAGCTTTCTAACACAAATATCAGTGAACAAAGTAAAACCTATTGTACAGGATTGAAATCACAAAATGAGGAAGAATGGCTGTGCAGAACTTGTTTAGTATCACTGAAGGAGGAAAAAATTCCAAGACTCTCTCGAAAAAATGGAATGATATGGCCTATAAAGCCAGATGTGTTGCAGTTGCACCCTCTTGAAGAAAGACTGATATCACAGAGAATACCTTTTATGCAAATAAGAGAGTTGCCTAGAGGAGGTCAGCTGTCAGCTAAAGGAAATGTGGTAAATGTGCCTGTTGACATTCAACCAACAGTAAATGCTTTACCAAGACAGATTGATGAGCATGTAACCATTGCAGTTAAGTTGAAAAAACGTTTATCTCATAAATCGGCCTGCTTTACTGAAAATGTTCGCCCAAATGCTGTTATGAATGCACTACAATGGCTAATGGAAAACAGTGAGATGTATAAAAATGCAGGATTAAGTATCAACACTTCATGGAAAGATGATGTTCAGAGTGATCCAAGTGAGATAATATCTGAATACACAGGTAAATCACAATTAAATGATGACAGAGATATTGAAACTGCTGAAGACCAGTTTTGTGAAATTTCATCAGATGAATGTATCCAAGGAAATTCTGATACACTTGTTGATGAAGCTGACACTGATACCAACAAAGTGTATGTATTTGCACCTGGTGAAAACCAAAGACCCCTTAGTTTGTATGAAGATAAAGATGCAGAATATCTTTGTTTCCCAACAATATTTTGTGGTCagaaaaggaaagaaaacaCTGAACGCCAAACTCCTGTTCATTACAGTGATATTGCAAAATGGGAACTGAGAAGTGTTGATAGGAGGGCTGCTCATTCTGTTCCGAACATATTtttcaagttgaaaaaaatacaagCAAAACAAATAAGTGACAAAGTCAACCTTGCGCTTCGGCGATGTAAATCTGATGGCAAAACTCTGACTGCAGGTCAAGCAAGAGATTCATCAAcaacaaatgaaattgtaaGGTTGAATGAAGGCTATTacatattcagaacattacgcAATTCTCCAGCATACCTGTCATCAAAAAAGAAAGATGTTTTTGCAATGATAAGACAACTTGGTCTGCCTACATGGTTCATGTCTTTATCATCAGCAGATACAAGATGGCCTGATCTTCTCAAAACCTTGGCTCAGTTAGATGGGAAAACTCTGTCAAATGATGATCTTAGAAAAGTAGACTggaatttcaaaacaaatttagtTCAAAAAGATCCTGTTACCTGTGCAAGATTTTTTGACAACAGAGTTCAACTTTTTGTCAACTCGTTCCTAAAAAGTCAACACAATCCTATTGGTGATGTCACCGACACATTTCGTAGAGTAGAATTCCAAAACAGAGGCTCACCACACATTCATATGCTTTTATGGACTGAAAATGCCCCAAGATATCCAGACGATAATGTAGAAAGCCTCATTGCATATGTTGACAAGTATATTACCTGCTCCTTACAAACAGACAATTCTGAACTAGCAGAACTAGTACAACTTCAGGTTCATAAACATTCTAAAACCTGCAAAAAAGGTGGTAAACCAGTGTGTAGATTTGGGTTCCCATTACCTCCTTTACCAAGAACTATGCTTCTAGAACCACTGGAAACTGATGTTgcagaatatagaaaaaaatacacagATCTTCAGAAGAAAATGAATGAATACAAAGATGGCTGCAGTTTAAGTTTTCTGGATTTCTTACAAACAATAGTGCAAATGGAAGAGAcagaatatataaaatgtatcagAGCATCACTGAAAGGTCCTAAAATATTTCTCAGGAGAAACCCTGCTGAAATGAGGGTGAATTACTACAATCTAGCTATACTCCAGGCATGGCATGCAAACCTAGACATTCAGTTTGTTTTAGATCCCTACGCATGTGCTACCTACATAGTATCTTACATCAGTAAGTCTCAGAGAGGTATTAGTGCTTTACTTGAAAAAGCCTCACAAGAAGCAGTAGAAGGAAATATGGACCTAAGACGTCAAGTCAGGCATATAGGCAATAAGTTCTTGAACTTTGTAGAAGTCAGTGCCCAAGAAGCTAGTTACTTGATTCTGCAAATGCCACTCACACAAGCTACAAGAgatgttgtttttataaatacttCCCCTCCTGATGAAAGGGTGTTTCTCTTGAAAAGTCAAGAAGATTTGGAAAATCTACCTGAGAATTCGACTGATATCAAAGCAGATAATATGATTACTAGGTACACTAAAAGACCAAAACAACTTGAGAATTGGTGTTTAGCAGATGTAGTATCTGAACTTGAAGTAGCATTTCCTAAGGAAGAATTTCCAAGGGCAGATAAAATATCGGAACACAATGAAGATGATACATTTGAAGAAGAAAACTTTGAACAAGAAGATGTTTTAGTTCACTTAAAGAACGGAATAAAGATACGAAGAAGAAAGAACAAAAGAGTTATACGATATGTTGGTTACAGCAAGAAAACTAACTCTGAACAGTACTTTCGAGAAAGAATTCTTCTTTTCCTGCCATGGCGCAATGAGAGTACCGACATAATTAATGGGTACACAACCTTCGAACAACATTATAAAAGCAAAGCTAACATCATTAATGttatacaaaagaaatatgaaaactttgttGATGAACTGGAACAAGCCAGACTTCAAGCAGAATGTGAACTTGATGATTTCGATGAAGTTGCTCCAAATACAGAGCATAATGAAGCAGAAGATGCAAACATAGGTCCACAGCCTTCAGAGCAGTTCGTACATTTTGATCCAGACACACAATGTCATAAAGAGTATGATATAGGTCCAGATATTGGTTTACCTGCTAAAACCTCAGATGTGCAAACGAGCCCAGTCCGAATCTCTGAACAACAATACCATAGACTTCTACAGTCTTTAAATTGCAAACAAAGAGAATTTCACAACCATGTCAGTCACTGGATCCAACATAGAGATGAACCACTGTATGCATTTTTAACTGGAGGTGCAGGAACAGGAAAATCAGTTGTTATTGAAAGCATTTATCAGACTTTGCATAGAGCTCTTTGTTCAGAAGAAGGAGAAAATCCGGATGATGTTCGAATTTTATTATGTGCCTATACAGGAAAAGCAGCATATAACATCAACGGAATGACCATAGCATcagcatttcacaaaaaaatgtacCAAACACAGCAAAACATGTATTCAGATGAATTGAACACCTACAGAACAAAGTACAGAAATCTTTCTGTTATCATCATAGATGAGATATCAATGGTTGGAAACAAGCTACTAGCATTTATCCATGAGAGACTGCAGCAGTTGACTGGTACTAAACAAGATTTTGGAGGTGTCAGTATAATTGCTGTTGGTGATTTGTACCAGCTTTCGCCAGTTGGAGATTCCTGGATTTTCAAAGACCTGTCATGTCCAGGCCAAGGCCTTGCAAAAAACCTGTGGAAAGAACACTTTACAATGTTTGAGCTTACTGAAATAATGCGACAAAAGGATGACCTTATATTTTCTGAACTACTTAACAGACTGCGACACAATCAGTTGACAAATGAAgacaaacaattaattttttcacGTCAAATTGAAGTAAGCGCAATGCATTACCCACACGCAGCTCCTCAtcttttcattgaaaataaatttgttgatgattttaacaataatttcatGCAAAATCTTGCTACAAGTAAAGTAAATGTCAAAGCTGATACAGATGTTTTATCACAAACCAAACTGTCACAAGATGTCAAAAAGACCCTGATAGAAAATCTTCCAGACAAACAAGCCAATACTGGACAATTGAAAACTAATTTAACTGTTGCTGtcaatatgatatatgatatttctGTAAACATTGATGTTGCTGATGGGTTGACAAATGGCAGTACATGCGTGGTAAAAcacattgaatataaatattcagCAGTCAGACCAGCAATTGTATGGGTATTATTTGGCGAAGAAAAAATTGGAGCAATGAGAAGACATCAATACCAGCAtttatttggaaataatatAGAAACATCCTGGACACCCATCTTTGAAACAAAACGAACTTTTATGTATAACAGAAAAACATTTGAAAGAATACAGTTTCCACTTCAACCTTCTGCTGCAAAAACTGTTCACAAGGCACAAGGTGCAACCCTTGACAAAGTTGTAGTAAGTTTGTCACAAAGTAGAAAACGCAAAATTCCACACATTCATTATGTAGCACTCTCTCGAGTTAGATCACTTAACAACTTACACATCATTGATTTCAAtgaaggaagtctatcaaaagACAATGATGTTGATACAGAGATGCAAAGATTAAATGACAATGGATTAAAGTTGTGTTTTACTCCACTATATAATGTTGAAATGCAGGGTAAATTTCTTTTCAACAATGCCAGATCATTTCACAAACATTTCCCTGACATAAAGTCTGACCCCAATGTTTATGCAGCTGATGTAGTTGGAATAGCTGAGTCTTGGCTTTGTAGTAGTGATAGAAATGATGCATTTCACTTACAAGGGTTTAATATGTTCAGAAATGATGCCTCGCATTCGCAGACTAGACCTCATCATGGACTCATTACATTTGTCAAATCCTCTTCACATGTCagcaaatatgaaaattattctACAGAAAACATTGAATTTTCTTACCTGTCATTCAACCTGTGTGATTCTGAAGTGcaatgtgttgttatttacAAAAAGCCTGCTTGTCCAATTTCACACTTTTATACTATCATGAAGGACCACTTAGTACCACTTTTAAAGTTAAATGAAAACCTTGTCATTATGGGAGATTTCAATGTAGATTTAACAAAAGCTGGATGTAACACTTTCATAACGTTTATGGAATCAACATTCCACTGCACACAAAGTATCAATCAGTCAACTACTAAAATGAAATCACAATTGgatttgatatttacaaattttggcGAGAGAGAAACTGGTGTGTTGGAAGCATATTGGTCTGATCATAATATGGTGTATTGTGCTgtgaaatcaattatttaaaacCCGCCTTGGAATATTGGTAATGTTATTGACATGCATCTCATTAATGAGATGCATGTCAATTACAACACCTGGGTGGTTTGTCAGAGAATGGGTTTCCACCAATTTTTAACCCTATGCTTGTGACGCCTATGTAGTGAACATCTACATGGCACTCGGTTGCATAGAGTATTTCTATATACCTTAAATTGCAATAATTTGGATGTTGGAAATTTAATGCGCAAATTTAACTATGATGGAATCAAAAATACTGGCTTAAGGGTATCTTAGTATCGCTTTGGATGAAATAAATAAGGATTACATCAAACTAGAAATATGAACATAGTGGTTTACATTTGTACACTGTTGATTCCTGCATTAAACACTGCCAACTGCTTAATTTGATATATAGcacaaaaaaatgcaaaatttaaaaGCATCCTTTTTTTATTCCAAtcacacaaaatatatttattgtgtagaAATACCCAATTTACGGTAATAGCCTAGAGGCACAATGTATTTGTCCATCTGTTTACCATTAATTATAACCATTTCTTTTATGGGTGTTTTGGTATATTGAGAATCAGGTTCACTGCAGAAAGTTTGCTTAATTTAATTAGATAGTGTTTAATGTATCTATAAAACTGTTGAATTAAATCCTTGTTCTGCTTACATGATGATAAAACTGTTGCACATGATATGCTGATGAAATAATATACTGAtagaatttgttttgtttaatttgcattatgCTATCCAAGAAATCTTTCTTTTATCATTTACTGATATCTATTTGACTAAGTTTTATAAATCAAGTCAACTTGCTTCTATTTAAGAGTTTTGTatatgaaatgtaaagttaaaatatttgaacttaattataaaaaaaaactgctgtacatgtaatattttcacCTTTTATTGTAGTGGCCAATATGAAGGTTTtgtaaaaacaattttgaacaATCTTTCCAACAATTGTGTACTTTACTGCTTGTTGAATCTGGTATTATATGCATATGGCCATGTGTTGTAAAACAGTAATGTTCAGTACAAAAGAAGATTGTTCTCTTAGGACCAATTGGtgaattttcatataaaatgtatagaaAATATTCCAGGATTCTAAGTTTTAATAACATAATTGCAATTTTTCACCAAACTTAATTAAATCTTATGTACATGTTCCATTTCATTATTCTGAGGTTTCGAtgctaatacatgtatttgaacctcttcctattttttcatatcaGAACAATTCactatatattcatatattttcaattaaaccTCTACCtctaatatttatcaatactatctatttttatgtaattttgcaGCATTGTTTTGCTATGCGCATATATATCAAGGATCATAAAAGATTCAATATGGATGTAgtaaaaaattatacaaaattattcAAATCTATAAGGCTTATTATCCAGTCTCATAATGTTGGGTCAAACACTGGAAAGTGAACTATAAGAAAAATTACATTGCATACTAAAGAACTAGCATGAAGTACAATACTTGAGCAGTTTTAAACAAAATGTCATTAACTCTATCCATGAAAGcttcatttcataaataaaGAAAGGTAAGTATCAGGTAGAGGGGTCACTGCCGCAGCTCTAAAATGCTCGTAAACTCACTCTCTACCGATGAACTGTATAAATCAAACTACATTTAATGTAGTAAAATGGAAGTGAACAGGATAGATGTTTTTGTCATGATTACACATGTTACAAGCTAATATGTGTAAATATTCCACTTATGGATTACTCCATGTGAATGTATTGTCTACTTCatcaatattttcttcaaaactttCATCAAATACACAAAGAGAATGTTTTATTGCTCTTGAAATATACTGTGCATATATCAATTATTAGCTATGGTACACTTTTCATATCACTAGCAATATTCATAGCTTGTTTTTCCCTTCCATGATAACTAACCATAATCATAATTTACAAAACAGTCATTGCATATATCTTATAAAAAATTGCTGCATTTTTAAGTTACCAggtatgatatttattttttgtaactgcTTTTATACACAATTTAGTAGCATTTAGTGAATTATTGTTTTACATACAATATGATAATGTACCAAATAAGTGCAATCatgaatttaacatttttaaaacaaatcagcAATTATTATAGTAAAACATACCATTTACATATGATAATATCATATGGGATATTCTCAAACTGTACATGAACATCAATTTTCCTATTATTGAAACTTGTTATTACAGGAATACAAATAGCTAGCTATACTACTCCACAAACCAAAATAGCATccttttttaatgtaaattctGTATATCATTGTAGTTTTCGCTATGTTTTGATGCATAAACCttcagttatttttttcaattcctGTTACTCCCAATAAAAggtttaatgaaatatattttgtatgttttctttCCATTGTCTAGTTTTACCAATGTGATTTCACTGAAACTCGCCTgaaatgcaagatggccgccacagctgctatcttgaaaacacattttgaacttcctctcaagttctaccagtgcgatttagctgaaacttgcatgaaatgatccttacatggtcctgacaaagtgttgttatttttcgggttgatccaaaatccaagatggcagccacagccgccatcttgaaaacacattttgaacttcttttcaagttctaccag
The Argopecten irradians isolate NY chromosome 9, Ai_NY, whole genome shotgun sequence DNA segment above includes these coding regions:
- the LOC138332245 gene encoding uncharacterized protein; its protein translation is MPRGKFWRRGLAAKKGNGHPSNKGLTSDVDMGTPPVKKALVDDMGTPPVEKALVDDGLSVPFQKCFTSDIDMGTPPVKKALVDDMGTPPVEKALVDMKGTPPKKALEVDLNTDLSTGLSTDLSNDRNTGLNKDLRCSLNNKLSNALTNFMETDLNTEWNESTSELSNNLTADLSTGLILAKNTELQTETNISQQPTTGRHFMNPTVKKPLNSVGKNLSTTVLNKNRKHKPLYNIMLVTAKYERIRKKINGKAIKKQITNSKRKRKIKKKPLYNIMLITNNRKKSKVPQMSADAIQPHHNTEKCTRMGKQAMRKRNITNTKKKCLQRQKLPSNVRKISKNLVVVTEKNAQCPEKCCKRTTGKAKCASNGKSKANICSSKQKKGILKYRLKAQTNEQLQIDQSSVQNLKTDDTKLPSIKHETRKRKPKVVGGKLKLDHENTTSPEQIRLSDEMMKAVEHRIAELSFLKHVEDVCAERNVNLKRNSEQDQTHKLADSTDFTSNLDVIFEKQTGPVTYYFQKLSFCTKCKLISKLGIETNIISSETCDRRILGKPLNTKIIMGDGNCFFRALSFAISDEESHHKLLRKAVVAHMIKFQNKFNSYLRLGYKSVPEYLSKKSMLHDGTWATEVEILAAADLLQTDIYIFDEAVYSWQLFSAKQVDKRTKVELGAIYMTHCDQTHYNVVLSVDTVFAIEGHGSNKVISGVNFIEENKSPTSVDSGETIHLSNVVHNCDTIQGNFHQGHHRFSENAGKQCVLNSLSALLYSREKNMSLWTAVDLDHTLIKGDEIYGYLRQSSTMNYDYLSIPDIPRQIEYNEKMFKIEFQESLSGTFGNVEDLDHFQFVTLFEALQIALDQENVHGAFITFKGNTFIVVKQTAGYFVFDSHSRNRSGLQISDGSSILKFLHSVQEVYCHCINLARSMNHSPQDMFEVTAASVEHHHVETNLFPPNVKVPDMQKDTSLKEDTERYLDSIIHEARDVINSSKNKQTLLDKYFQYQTNMSKNKLLQSTKDLDFKSDRKQYMNNYMKKRRASEDYRIKDRKYTEKAMKKVRTSEKYCEKELAAQRATRQNPQRKMITKQNTLKSKRKARENKEFYEQEYKAQKAARQKPDMKIKTKQNTLKSMRKAREDKEFCEQEYKAQKAARQKPDMKIKTKQNTLRSKRKAREDKEFCEQEYKAQKAARQKPDMKIKTKQNTLRSKRKAREDKQFCEQEYKAQKAARQKPDIKIKTKQNNLRSKRKAREDKEFCEQEYKAQKAARQKPDMKIKTKQNTLRSKRKAREDKEFCEQEMQAKKLKRMDPLQLDCERILKQESRKRCRNNERDNDKVVKGIKRTSSNFCEHEAELSIKRKMGESIEQCIEKFHKRAAEGPLFVCTCCHQTWFPRSVVKLSNTNISEQSKTYCTGLKSQNEEEWLCRTCLVSLKEEKIPRLSRKNGMIWPIKPDVLQLHPLEERLISQRIPFMQIRELPRGGQLSAKGNVVNVPVDIQPTVNALPRQIDEHVTIAVKLKKRLSHKSACFTENVRPNAVMNALQWLMENSEMYKNAGLSINTSWKDDVQSDPSEIISEYTGKSQLNDDRDIETAEDQFCEISSDECIQGNSDTLVDEADTDTNKVYVFAPGENQRPLSLYEDKDAEYLCFPTIFCGQKRKENTERQTPVHYSDIAKWELRSVDRRAAHSVPNIFFKLKKIQAKQISDKVNLALRRCKSDGKTLTAGQARDSSTTNEIVRLNEGYYIFRTLRNSPAYLSSKKKDVFAMIRQLGLPTWFMSLSSADTRWPDLLKTLAQLDGKTLSNDDLRKVDWNFKTNLVQKDPVTCARFFDNRVQLFVNSFLKSQHNPIGDVTDTFRRVEFQNRGSPHIHMLLWTENAPRYPDDNVESLIAYVDKYITCSLQTDNSELAELVQLQVHKHSKTCKKGGKPVCRFGFPLPPLPRTMLLEPLETDVAEYRKKYTDLQKKMNEYKDGCSLSFLDFLQTIVQMEETEYIKCIRASLKGPKIFLRRNPAEMRVNYYNLAILQAWHANLDIQFVLDPYACATYIVSYISKSQRGISALLEKASQEAVEGNMDLRRQVRHIGNKFLNFVEVSAQEASYLILQMPLTQATRDVVFINTSPPDERVFLLKSQEDLENLPENSTDIKADNMITRYTKRPKQLENWCLADVVSELEVAFPKEEFPRADKISEHNEDDTFEEENFEQEDVLVHLKNGIKIRRRKNKRVIRYVGYSKKTNSEQYFRERILLFLPWRNESTDIINGYTTFEQHYKSKANIINVIQKKYENFVDELEQARLQAECELDDFDEVAPNTEHNEAEDANIGPQPSEQFVHFDPDTQCHKEYDIGPDIGLPAKTSDVQTSPVRISEQQYHRLLQSLNCKQREFHNHVSHWIQHRDEPLYAFLTGGAGTGKSVVIESIYQTLHRALCSEEGENPDDVRILLCAYTGKAAYNINGMTIASAFHKKMYQTQQNMYSDELNTYRTKYRNLSVIIIDEISMVGNKLLAFIHERLQQLTGTKQDFGGVSIIAVGDLYQLSPVGDSWIFKDLSCPGQGLAKNLWKEHFTMFELTEIMRQKDDLIFSELLNRLRHNQLTNEDKQLIFSRQIEVSAMHYPHAAPHLFIENKFVDDFNNNFMQNLATSKVNVKADTDVLSQTKLSQDVKKTLIENLPDKQANTGQLKTNLTVAVNMIYDISVNIDVADGLTNGSTCVVKHIEYKYSAVRPAIVWVLFGEEKIGAMRRHQYQHLFGNNIETSWTPIFETKRTFMYNRKTFERIQFPLQPSAAKTVHKAQGATLDKVVVSLSQSRKRKIPHIHYVALSRVRSLNNLHIIDFNEGSLSKDNDVDTEMQRLNDNGLKLCFTPLYNVEMQGKFLFNNARSFHKHFPDIKSDPNVYAADVVGIAESWLCSSDRNDAFHLQGFNMFRNDASHSQTRPHHGLITFVKSSSHVSKYENYSTENIEFSYLSFNLCDSEVQCVVIYKKPACPISHFYTIMKDHLVPLLKLNENLVIMGDFNVDLTKAGCNTFITFMESTFHCTQSINQSTTKMKSQLDLIFTNFGERETGVLEAYWSDHNMVYCAVKSII